From one Cynocephalus volans isolate mCynVol1 chromosome X, mCynVol1.pri, whole genome shotgun sequence genomic stretch:
- the LOC134367918 gene encoding melanoma-associated antigen B1-like encodes MPRGRKSKLRAREKRHQAQSETQGLQGAQAAAAEEESPSTSSLVLGVTPPGSPAAGIPQKPQGAPHTPTAAVGVSRKRSGKGAKGKGEGRKNSSQASTSTESSRHDLLTRKAGTLMQFMLHKYKMKEPIMKAEMLKVVHKRYREQFPEILKRASRNMELVFGLDLKEVNPRNHSYTLVSKLNPTDDGSLSGSRGFPRNGLLMPLLGVIFFSGNCASEKEMWEFLNMMGVFDGKSHFIFGDVRKLITQDLVKERYLEYQQVPNSDPPRYQFLWGPRAHAETSKMKVLEFLAQLINTTPSVFPFHYEEALRDEKEKASARAAAMRGTSAKASACSRPTHLTAPPAPSDV; translated from the coding sequence ATGCCTCGGGGTCGAAAGAGTAAGCTCCGAGCCCGTGAGAAACGCCACCAGGCCCAAAGTGAGACCCAGGGTCTTCAGGGTGCTCAGGCCGCTGCAGCAGAGGAAGAGTCCCCTTCCACTTCCTCTCTTGTTTTGGGGGTTACTCCTCCTGGCTCCCCTGCTGCTGGCATTCCCCAGAAGCCTCAGGgagccccccacacccccactgctGCTGTGGGTGTTTCACGCAAGAGATCTGGTAAAGGTGCCAAGGGTAAAGGTGAGGGAAGAAAAAATTCCTCCCAGGCCTCAACCTCCACTGAGAGCTCACGCCATGATCTTCTAACCAGGAAGGCCGGAACGCTGATGCAGTTCATGCTGCacaagtataaaatgaaagagcCCATTATGAAGGCAGAGATGCTGAAGGTTGTCCACAAAAGGTACAGAGAGCAATTCCCTGAGATCCTCAAGAGAGCCTCTAGGAACATGGAGCTGGTCTTTGGCCTTGACTTGAAGGAAGTCaaccccagaaatcactcctaTACCCTTGTCAGCAAGCTAAATCCCACCGATGATGGGAGCCTGAGCGGTTCCCGGGGCTTTCCCAGGAATGGGCTTCTAATGCCTCTGCTGGGTGTGATCTTCTTCAGTGGCAATTGCGCCTCCGAGAAAGAGATGTGGGAATTCCTGAATATGATGGGAGTCTTTGATGGGAAGAGTCATTTCATCTTTGGGGATGTCAGGAAGCTCATCACCCAAGATCTGGTGAAGGAAAGGTACCTGGAGTATCAGCAGGTACCCAACAGTGATCCTCCACGCTATCAGTTCCTGTGGGGTCCAAGAGCCCATGCTGAAACCAGCAAGATGAAAGTCCTGGAGTTTTTGGCCCAACTCATTAATACCACCCCTAGTGTCTTCCCATTCCATTATGAAGAAGCTttgagagatgagaaagaaaaagcttcagCCAGAGCCGCAGCCATGCGTGGCACTTCTGCCAAGGCCAGTGCATGTTCTAGG